In one window of Aquimarina spinulae DNA:
- a CDS encoding cystathionine gamma-synthase family protein, producing MKKHDFNPESLMMTHGYKPELSEGAIKCPIFQTSTFVFKTAEEGKAFFELAYGLREKSPKEELGLIYSRINNPNLEILENRLCLWDKADDCAVFESGMSAISTVLLEFLKPGDLLIYSNPLYGGTDHFIHHFLDKIGVHTIGVMPNQSTDEVIKMIEDSGKSDRLAMIYLETPANPTNDIVDIEKYSQIAKQFSTNDRKALVAVDNTYMGPLWQHPLQCGADLVLYSATKYIGGHSDLIAGAVLGNAELMLRVKTLRTFLGNMVSPHTAWLMLRSLETLKVRMDQQTKNAQIIADYLNNHPKIENVYYLGLLEEETEGYKTFQKQCSAPGAMVSFDIIGGEEEAFIFLNNLKLMKLAVSLGGTESLAEHPKTMTHAGVDEEQRQEMNITDQLVRLSIGVEHAKDLVWDLEQALEKVKAKVEKALN from the coding sequence ATGAAGAAACACGATTTTAACCCCGAGAGTTTAATGATGACTCATGGTTATAAGCCAGAATTATCAGAAGGAGCCATAAAGTGCCCTATTTTTCAAACATCAACCTTTGTTTTTAAAACTGCAGAAGAGGGAAAAGCTTTTTTTGAATTAGCCTATGGTTTAAGGGAGAAATCTCCAAAAGAAGAACTTGGTCTTATTTATAGTAGAATTAATAATCCCAACCTGGAAATCCTGGAAAATCGCCTATGTTTATGGGATAAAGCAGATGATTGTGCGGTTTTTGAAAGTGGAATGTCTGCAATAAGTACAGTATTATTAGAATTCCTTAAACCCGGAGATTTACTAATATATAGTAATCCATTATATGGAGGAACAGATCATTTTATTCATCATTTTTTGGATAAAATAGGAGTTCATACCATAGGAGTAATGCCAAATCAAAGTACAGATGAAGTGATTAAAATGATCGAAGATTCTGGAAAATCAGATCGATTAGCAATGATTTATCTCGAAACTCCTGCCAATCCAACCAATGATATTGTCGATATCGAAAAATATAGCCAGATTGCCAAACAATTTAGCACTAATGACAGAAAAGCTTTGGTAGCTGTAGATAATACGTATATGGGACCATTATGGCAACACCCTTTACAATGTGGAGCGGATTTGGTGCTGTACTCTGCTACAAAATATATAGGGGGGCATAGTGATCTTATTGCAGGAGCAGTTTTAGGGAATGCAGAACTAATGTTAAGAGTAAAAACCCTTCGTACTTTTCTAGGGAATATGGTAAGTCCACATACAGCGTGGTTAATGCTTAGGAGTTTAGAAACTTTAAAAGTAAGAATGGATCAGCAAACGAAAAATGCTCAGATCATTGCTGATTATTTAAATAATCATCCTAAGATTGAAAACGTATACTATTTGGGATTATTAGAAGAAGAAACAGAAGGGTATAAAACATTTCAAAAGCAATGTTCTGCTCCTGGAGCAATGGTATCTTTTGATATTATAGGGGGAGAAGAAGAAGCATTTATATTCCTTAATAATCTTAAACTAATGAAACTGGCAGTAAGCTTGGGTGGTACAGAAAGTTTGGCAGAGCATCCCAAAACTATGACACATGCAGGTGTAGATGAAGAACAAAGACAAGAAATGAATATTACAGACCAATTGGTAAGATTATCAATAGGTGTAGAGCATGCCAAAGATTTGGTCTGGGACTTAGAACAAGCATTAGAAAAAGTAAAAGCTAAGGTTGAAAAAGCTCTAAATTAA